The Brassica napus cultivar Da-Ae chromosome C7, Da-Ae, whole genome shotgun sequence genome has a segment encoding these proteins:
- the LOC106348650 gene encoding protein MON2 homolog isoform X5, with product MTSLRSSSELEGEMVEPYIRRLVLRSVAHIIRLYSSSLITECEVFLSMLVKATFLDLPLWHRILVLEILRGFCVEARTLQILFQNFDTHPKNTNVVESMVKALARVVSSIQFQETSEESLAAVAGMFSSKAKGIEWILDNDASSAAVLVASEAHAITLAIEGLLGVVFTVATLTDEAVDTGELESPRYELHPSSDNCTGKTSRLCISMIESLWLTILDAFSLILSRSQDEAIVLEILKGYQAFTQACGVLHAVEPLNSFLASLCKFTIVLPTDAERKSSIVQSPVSKRSEVQVEQKDVIVLTPKNVQALRTLFNIAHRLHNVLGASWVLVLETLAALDRAIHSPHATTQEVATAVPKLTREPSRQYADFSILSSLNSQLFESSALMHVSAVKSLLSALYMLSHQSMTETSDSVSSASSKKIGSISFSVDRMISILVNNLHRVEPLWDQVVSHFLELAVHSNPNLRTMALDALDQSICAVLGSEQFGEDPPRSRDTTLDVESKSTELKSVECVVLSSLRGLYFSAQKADVRVGSLKILLRVLERCGEKLYYSWPGILEMLRSVADASEKDVATLGFQSLRVIMSDGLPTLPEDCLHVCIDVTGAYSAQKTDLNISLTAIGLLWTLTDFIAKGLHHGCQVEKGSGFSNVDTSPHQTNGEGVEEHVVSNSNKPDFEARTQIVNHEKLLFLVFSLIQKLVDDDRPEVRNSAVRTFFQILGSHGNKLSKSMWEDCLWNYIFPTLDSASHKAATSSKDEWQGKEIGTRGGKAVHMLIHHSRNTAQKQWDETFVLVLGGIARLFRSYFPLLESLPNFWSGWESLLAFVKNSIFNGSKEVSLAAINCLQTAVVSHCVKGNLQLRYLNSVMDVYELVFQKSSSYTGDTATKVKQEILHGLGELYVQSLKMFDDKMYMQLLGIVDLAVKQAIISSENFETEFGHVPPVLRHALEILPSLGPPDHLSSMWLILLREFLDYLPRVDSALPNEEGEIKQSTTGHRASSEVSEHKADVLSDKTIPTTRITSNMFAEKLIPALVELLLQAPAVEKYILFPEIIQNLRRCMMTRRDNPDGSLWKVAAEGFNRLLVEDVKICSAGGDTDLKISKTARMRIWKEIGDVYEIFLVGYCGRALSSNSLPAAALKANETLEMALLDGLGDVILKSTVDAPREVLERLVLTLDRCASRTCSLPIETVELMPAHCSRFSLTCLQKLFSLSSFETENRHSTRAEVSRISITTLMERCEFILSRFLIDENNLGKRPIPNARLEEIIFTLQELDRLTIHPETASVLQLRPSLKTILQEDNRDSRAHLLVLFPSLCEIVLSREMPVRELVQVLLRAVATELGLKKVSLSS from the exons ATGACATCACTTCGGTCCAGCTCAGAG CTCGAGGGAGAAATGGTTGAACCTTATATCCGCCGGTTGGTTCTGCGGTCAGTTGCTCATATTATTCGACTGTATAGTTCGTCTCTCATTACAGAATGCGAG GTGTTCCTAAGTATGCTCGTGAAAGCTACATTTTTAGATTTGCCATTGTGGCATCGCATTCTTGTTCTTGAGATTTTGAGG GGGTTCTGTGTTGAGGCAAGAACATTACAGATCCTTTTCCAGAATTTTGATAC GCACCCTAAAAATACAAATGTTGTGGAGAGCATGGTCAAAGCACTTGCTCGAGTTGTTTCTAGCATACAG TTTCAGGAGACGAGTGAGGAAAGTCTAGCAGCTGTTGCTGGCATGTTTAGTAGCAAAGCTAAAG GAATTGAATGGATTCTTGATAATGATGCTTCTAGTGCGGCTGTTCTCGTTGCGAGTGAAGCTCATGCAATAACTTTGGCAATTGAAGGCTTACTTGGAGTTGTTTTTACAGTCGCCACCTTAACAGATGAAGCAGTAGACACTGGGGAG CTTGAATCCCCCAGATATGAGCTTCATCCTTCGTCTGATAATTGTACTGGGAAAACCTCACGTCTCTGTATCTCAATGATAGAGTCATTGTGGCTGACTATACTCGATgcattttcccttattttatCAAG GTCACAAGATGAGGCAATCGTATTGGAGATACTGAAAGGATATCAAGCATTTACTCAG GCATGTGGCGTTCTTCATGCTGTAGAACCCTTGAACTCTTTTCTTGCATCGCTTTGTAAATTTACCATCGTTTTGCCAACTGATGCGGAAAGGAAAAG CAGCATCGTACAGTCTCCTGTGTCCAAACGTTCTGAAGTACAGGTGGAACAGAAAGATGTCATTGTCCTGACCCCCAAGAATGTTCAG GCATTGAGAACACTCTTCAACATCGCTCATAGGTTGCATAATGTATTGGGCGCATCATGGGTGCTG GTTCTTGAAACTCTGGCAGCCCTAGATCGAGCAATTCATTCTCCTCATGCAACTACCCAG GAGGTCGCAACTGCAGTCCCAAAGCTCACCAGGGAGCCTTCTAGGCAGTACGCTGATTTTAGcattctctcttctttaaaTTCTCAA CTTTTTGAAAGCTCGGCTCTGATGCACGTGTCTGCTGTTAAATCGCTTCTTTCTGCACTCTATATGCTGTCCCATCAATCCATGACAGAAACTTCGGATAGTGTTTCATCAGCTTCAAGTAAAAAAATTGGGAGCATCAGTTTTTCGGTGGACAGAATGATTTCTATTCTCGTAAATAATCTTCATA GAGTGGAACCACTATGGGACCAAGTGGTTAGCCACTTTCTTGAG CTCGCTGTACATTCAAATCCAAACTTGAGAACTATGGCGCTTGATGCCCTGGATCAATCCATATGTGCTGTCTTAGGTTCAGAGCAATTTGGAGAAGATCCGCCCAGATCAAGAGATACAACTCTGGAT GTAGAATCAAAGTCAACCGAGTTGAAGTCAGTTGAGTGTGTTGTACTATCTTCTCTCAGGGGTCTTTACTTTTCTGCTCAAAAGGCCGATGTTCGAGTTGGTTCATTAAAAATTCTTCTTCGTGTACTGGAG AGATGTGGGGAAAAGTTGTACTATAGCTGGCCTGGCATTCTTGAAATGTTGAG GTCTGTTGCCGATGCATCAGAGAAGGATGTGGCGACCCTTGGATTCCAG AGTCTCCGGGTTATTATGAGTGATGGACTTCCTACTCTTCCGGAAGACTGTCTCCATGT GTGCATTGACGTTACTGGAGCTTACAGTGCACAGAAGACTGATTTGAATATAAGTTTAACAGCCATTGGCCTGTTGTGGACTTTAACTGATTTCATAGCAAAGGGGCTTCACCATGGGTGTCAAGTGGAGAAAGGATCGG GATTCAGTAATGTTGATACCTCTCCACATCAAACTAATGGTGAGGGTGTGGAAGAGCATGTGGTTAGCAATTCCAACAAGCCAGATTTTGAAGCTAGAACACAAATAGTCAATCATGAGAAATTGTTGTTTTTAGTCTTTTCGTTAATTCAGAAACTCGTAGATGACGATCGACCAGAG GTGAGGAATTCAGCTGTCAGGAcgttttttcagattttgggaAGTCATGGGAACAAACTTTCTAAAAGCATGTGGGAGGATTGTCTGTGGAACTACATCTTCCCGACGTTGGATAGCGCCTCTCACAAG GCTGCAACTTCATCAAAGGATGAATGGCAAGGGAAAGAAATAGGTACTCGGGGAGGGAAAGCAGTGCACATGCTTATACATCATAG TCGCAATACAGCCCAGAAGCAATGGGATGAAACATTTGTGCTTGTCCTTGGAGGAATAGCCCGCCTCTTCCGTTCCTACTTTCCTCTTCTTGAAAGCTTGCCCAACTTCTGGTCAG GATGGGAGTCATTGCTTGCTTTTGTTAAGAATAGCATTTTCAATGGAAGTAAAGAGGTATCACTTGCAGCGATAAATTGTCTGCAGACAGCTGTTGTGTCCCACTGTGTCAAG GGAAACTTGCAACTCCGATATCTTAATTCTGTCATGGATGTGTATGAGCTTGTTTTCCAGAAGTCATCGAGTTACACAGGTGACACAGCAACCAAGGTGAAACAAGAGATTCTGCATGGTTTag GTGAATTATATGTACAATCACTGAAGATGTTTGATGATAAAATGTACATGCAATTGTTGGGAATTGTTGATTTGGCTGTAAAGCAGGCCATCATAAGTAGCGAAAATTTTGAAACCGAATTC GGACATGTTCCCCCTGTACTACGTCATGCCTTGGAGATCTTGCCCTCTTTGGGTCCTCCTGATCACCTTTCATCAATGTGGCTAATCCTGCTAAGAGAGTTTTTGGATTATCTTCCCCGGGTTGATTCTGCTCTGCCAAATGAGGAAGGTGAGATTAAGCAAAGCACCACAGGTCACCGTGCAA GCAGTGAAGTATCGGAACACAAAGCTGATGTGTTGTCTGACAAAACAATTCCAACCACAAGAATTACGAGTAATATGTTTGCAGAAAAGCTGATCCCTGCTTTAGTAGAGCTTCTCCTTCAGGCTCCTGCAGTTGAAAAGTATATCCTGTTTCCGGAAATCATCCAGAACCTGAGAAG GTGCATGATGACAAGACGAGACAATCCAGATGGTTCACTCTGGAAGGTAGCAGCTGAGGGCTTCAACCGTTTACTTGTTGAAGATGTTAAGATATGTTCTGCGGGTGGTGACACAGACCTGAAAATTAGCAAAACTGCTCGAATGCGCATTTGGAAAGAAATTGGAGATGTGTACGAGATATTCCTTGTTGGTTATTGTGGACGTGCACTTTCTTCAAATTCTCTCCCTGCAGCAGCGCTTAAGGCCAATGAAACCCTCGAGATGGCCTTGTTAGATGGTCTTGGTGATGTTATTCTTAAGTCCACTGTCGATGCACCCCGAGAA GTCTTGGAGCGGCTTGTTTTAACCCTAGACCGCTGTGCATCACGTACATGCTCGTTGCCTATCGAAACTGTTGAGCTGATGCCTGCCCACTGTAGCAGATTCTCCTTGACATGCTTACAAAAATTGTTTTCCTTGAGCAG CTTTGAAACTGAGAACCGGCACTCAACAAGAGCAGAAGTGAGCAGGATCTCAATCACCACGCTAATGGAAAGATGTGAATTTATTTTGAGTAGATTTTTAATCGACGAAAATAACCTTG GCAAACGTCCAATCCCAAATGCTAGACTTGAAGAGATTATCTTTACCCTTCAAGAACTTGACCGCCTCACCATCCACCCCGAGACTGCTTCGGTTCTTCAGTTGCGGCCCTCTCTGAAAACCATACTACAAGAAGATAACCGTGACTCCCGTGCACACCTACTTGTCCTTTTCCCCTCACTGTGCGAGATTGTGTTATCAAG GGAAATGCCGGTGAGAGAGCTGGTGCAAGTTTTATTACGAGCAGTTGCGACAGAGCTAGGTCTGAAAAAGGTTAGCCTATCCAGTTGA
- the LOC106348650 gene encoding protein MON2 homolog isoform X4: MALVAALEADLRALSAEARRRYPAVKDGAEHAILKLRSSSSASDLSSNDDILRIFLMACGVRNTKLSVIGLSCLQKLISHDAVEPSSLKEILTTLKDHSEMAEEIIQLKTLQTILIIFQSRLHPETEDNMVLALSICLRLLDNNRLPSVYNTAAATFRQAVALVFDQVVAAESLPMPKFSSSSQTARTGSVTGDLSQNINNSGPLEKDVISGRLTMRDTLSETGKLGLRLLEDLTASAAGGSAAWLHVTSLPRTFSLELIEFVLSNYISVFKILLPYEQVLRHQICSLLMTSLRSSSELEGEMVEPYIRRLVLRSVAHIIRLYSSSLITECEVFLSMLVKATFLDLPLWHRILVLEILRGFCVEARTLQILFQNFDTHPKNTNVVESMVKALARVVSSIQFQETSEESLAAVAGMFSSKAKGIEWILDNDASSAAVLVASEAHAITLAIEGLLGVVFTVATLTDEAVDTGELESPRYELHPSSDNCTGKTSRLCISMIESLWLTILDAFSLILSRSQDEAIVLEILKGYQAFTQACGVLHAVEPLNSFLASLCKFTIVLPTDAERKSIVQSPVSKRSEVQVEQKDVIVLTPKNVQALRTLFNIAHRLHNVLGASWVLVLETLAALDRAIHSPHATTQEVATAVPKLTREPSRQYADFSILSSLNSQLFESSALMHVSAVKSLLSALYMLSHQSMTETSDSVSSASSKKIGSISFSVDRMISILVNNLHRVEPLWDQVVSHFLELAVHSNPNLRTMALDALDQSICAVLGSEQFGEDPPRSRDTTLDVESKSTELKSVECVVLSSLRGLYFSAQKADVRVGSLKILLRVLERCGEKLYYSWPGILEMLRSVADASEKDVATLGFQSLRVIMSDGLPTLPEDCLHVCIDVTGAYSAQKTDLNISLTAIGLLWTLTDFIAKGLHHGCQVEKGSGFSNVDTSPHQTNGEGVEEHVVSNSNKPDFEARTQIVNHEKLLFLVFSLIQKLVDDDRPEVRNSAVRTFFQILGSHGNKLSKSMWEDCLWNYIFPTLDSASHKAATSSKDEWQGKEIGTRGGKAVHMLIHHSRNTAQKQWDETFVLVLGGIARLFRSYFPLLESLPNFWSGWESLLAFVKNSIFNGSKEVSLAAINCLQTAVVSHCVKGNLQLRYLNSVMDVYELVFQKSSSYTGDTATKVKQEILHGLGELYVQSLKMFDDKMYMQLLGIVDLAVKQAIISSENFETEFGHVPPVLRHALEILPSLGPPDHLSSMWLILLREFLDYLPRVDSALPNEEGSEVSEHKADVLSDKTIPTTRITSNMFAEKLIPALVELLLQAPAVEKYILFPEIIQNLRRCMMTRRDNPDGSLWKVAAEGFNRLLVEDVKICSAGGDTDLKISKTARMRIWKEIGDVYEIFLVGYCGRALSSNSLPAAALKANETLEMALLDGLGDVILKSTVDAPREVLERLVLTLDRCASRTCSLPIETVELMPAHCSRFSLTCLQKLFSLSSFETENRHSTRAEVSRISITTLMERCEFILSRFLIDENNLGKRPIPNARLEEIIFTLQELDRLTIHPETASVLQLRPSLKTILQEDNRDSRAHLLVLFPSLCEIVLSREMPVRELVQVLLRAVATELGLKKVSLSS, encoded by the exons ATGGCTTTGGTAGCTGCTCTGGAGGCGGATCTCCGCGCTCTCTCCGCGGAGGCACGGCGGAGGTATCCCGCCGTGAAAGACGGAGCAGAGCACGCTATCCTGAAG CTTCGTTCGTCATCTAGTGCAAGTGATCTTTCGAGCAATGATGACATTCTTCGGATCTTTCTCATGGCCTGTGGAGTCAGGAATACAAAACTTAGTGTTATAGGACTTTCGTGCTTGCAGAAGCTTATTTCTCATGATGCAGTTGAACCATCATCTCTTAAGGAGATACTTACTACCTTGAAAGAT CATTCAGAAATGGCAGAAGAAATTATCCAACTAAAGACTCTACAAACTATTCTAATAATATTTCAATCTCGCCTACATCCAGAAACCGAG GATAATATGGTTCTGGCGCTAAGTATCTGCCTCAGGCTTCTTGATAACAACCGACTTCCTAGTGTTTACAA TACTGCTGCAGCTACCTTCAGACAAGCAGTTGCGTTGGTTTTTGATCAAGTAGTTGCAGCTGAGTCCCTTCCTATGCCTAAATTTAGCTCTAGCAGTCAAACAGCAAGGACTGGCTCAGTGACAGGAGATTTGAGTCAGAATATCAATAATTCAGG GCCCTTGGAGAAAGATGTCATCTCTGGTCGATTGACAATGAGAGACACCCTGAGCGAAACCGGTAAACTTGGTCTGCGGTTGCTTGAGGACTTGACAGCCTCAGCTGCAGGTGGATCT GCAGCTTGGTTGCATGTTACTTCTCTTCCGAGGACCTTTTCCCTCGAACTAATTGA GTTTGTTTTGTCAAACTATATCTCAGTTTTTAAGATACTACTTCCCTACGAACAG GTTTTGCGTCACCAAATCTGTTCCCTTCTGATGACATCACTTCGGTCCAGCTCAGAG CTCGAGGGAGAAATGGTTGAACCTTATATCCGCCGGTTGGTTCTGCGGTCAGTTGCTCATATTATTCGACTGTATAGTTCGTCTCTCATTACAGAATGCGAG GTGTTCCTAAGTATGCTCGTGAAAGCTACATTTTTAGATTTGCCATTGTGGCATCGCATTCTTGTTCTTGAGATTTTGAGG GGGTTCTGTGTTGAGGCAAGAACATTACAGATCCTTTTCCAGAATTTTGATAC GCACCCTAAAAATACAAATGTTGTGGAGAGCATGGTCAAAGCACTTGCTCGAGTTGTTTCTAGCATACAG TTTCAGGAGACGAGTGAGGAAAGTCTAGCAGCTGTTGCTGGCATGTTTAGTAGCAAAGCTAAAG GAATTGAATGGATTCTTGATAATGATGCTTCTAGTGCGGCTGTTCTCGTTGCGAGTGAAGCTCATGCAATAACTTTGGCAATTGAAGGCTTACTTGGAGTTGTTTTTACAGTCGCCACCTTAACAGATGAAGCAGTAGACACTGGGGAG CTTGAATCCCCCAGATATGAGCTTCATCCTTCGTCTGATAATTGTACTGGGAAAACCTCACGTCTCTGTATCTCAATGATAGAGTCATTGTGGCTGACTATACTCGATgcattttcccttattttatCAAG GTCACAAGATGAGGCAATCGTATTGGAGATACTGAAAGGATATCAAGCATTTACTCAG GCATGTGGCGTTCTTCATGCTGTAGAACCCTTGAACTCTTTTCTTGCATCGCTTTGTAAATTTACCATCGTTTTGCCAACTGATGCGGAAAGGAAAAG CATCGTACAGTCTCCTGTGTCCAAACGTTCTGAAGTACAGGTGGAACAGAAAGATGTCATTGTCCTGACCCCCAAGAATGTTCAG GCATTGAGAACACTCTTCAACATCGCTCATAGGTTGCATAATGTATTGGGCGCATCATGGGTGCTG GTTCTTGAAACTCTGGCAGCCCTAGATCGAGCAATTCATTCTCCTCATGCAACTACCCAG GAGGTCGCAACTGCAGTCCCAAAGCTCACCAGGGAGCCTTCTAGGCAGTACGCTGATTTTAGcattctctcttctttaaaTTCTCAA CTTTTTGAAAGCTCGGCTCTGATGCACGTGTCTGCTGTTAAATCGCTTCTTTCTGCACTCTATATGCTGTCCCATCAATCCATGACAGAAACTTCGGATAGTGTTTCATCAGCTTCAAGTAAAAAAATTGGGAGCATCAGTTTTTCGGTGGACAGAATGATTTCTATTCTCGTAAATAATCTTCATA GAGTGGAACCACTATGGGACCAAGTGGTTAGCCACTTTCTTGAG CTCGCTGTACATTCAAATCCAAACTTGAGAACTATGGCGCTTGATGCCCTGGATCAATCCATATGTGCTGTCTTAGGTTCAGAGCAATTTGGAGAAGATCCGCCCAGATCAAGAGATACAACTCTGGAT GTAGAATCAAAGTCAACCGAGTTGAAGTCAGTTGAGTGTGTTGTACTATCTTCTCTCAGGGGTCTTTACTTTTCTGCTCAAAAGGCCGATGTTCGAGTTGGTTCATTAAAAATTCTTCTTCGTGTACTGGAG AGATGTGGGGAAAAGTTGTACTATAGCTGGCCTGGCATTCTTGAAATGTTGAG GTCTGTTGCCGATGCATCAGAGAAGGATGTGGCGACCCTTGGATTCCAG AGTCTCCGGGTTATTATGAGTGATGGACTTCCTACTCTTCCGGAAGACTGTCTCCATGT GTGCATTGACGTTACTGGAGCTTACAGTGCACAGAAGACTGATTTGAATATAAGTTTAACAGCCATTGGCCTGTTGTGGACTTTAACTGATTTCATAGCAAAGGGGCTTCACCATGGGTGTCAAGTGGAGAAAGGATCGG GATTCAGTAATGTTGATACCTCTCCACATCAAACTAATGGTGAGGGTGTGGAAGAGCATGTGGTTAGCAATTCCAACAAGCCAGATTTTGAAGCTAGAACACAAATAGTCAATCATGAGAAATTGTTGTTTTTAGTCTTTTCGTTAATTCAGAAACTCGTAGATGACGATCGACCAGAG GTGAGGAATTCAGCTGTCAGGAcgttttttcagattttgggaAGTCATGGGAACAAACTTTCTAAAAGCATGTGGGAGGATTGTCTGTGGAACTACATCTTCCCGACGTTGGATAGCGCCTCTCACAAG GCTGCAACTTCATCAAAGGATGAATGGCAAGGGAAAGAAATAGGTACTCGGGGAGGGAAAGCAGTGCACATGCTTATACATCATAG TCGCAATACAGCCCAGAAGCAATGGGATGAAACATTTGTGCTTGTCCTTGGAGGAATAGCCCGCCTCTTCCGTTCCTACTTTCCTCTTCTTGAAAGCTTGCCCAACTTCTGGTCAG GATGGGAGTCATTGCTTGCTTTTGTTAAGAATAGCATTTTCAATGGAAGTAAAGAGGTATCACTTGCAGCGATAAATTGTCTGCAGACAGCTGTTGTGTCCCACTGTGTCAAG GGAAACTTGCAACTCCGATATCTTAATTCTGTCATGGATGTGTATGAGCTTGTTTTCCAGAAGTCATCGAGTTACACAGGTGACACAGCAACCAAGGTGAAACAAGAGATTCTGCATGGTTTag GTGAATTATATGTACAATCACTGAAGATGTTTGATGATAAAATGTACATGCAATTGTTGGGAATTGTTGATTTGGCTGTAAAGCAGGCCATCATAAGTAGCGAAAATTTTGAAACCGAATTC GGACATGTTCCCCCTGTACTACGTCATGCCTTGGAGATCTTGCCCTCTTTGGGTCCTCCTGATCACCTTTCATCAATGTGGCTAATCCTGCTAAGAGAGTTTTTGGATTATCTTCCCCGGGTTGATTCTGCTCTGCCAAATGAGGAAG GCAGTGAAGTATCGGAACACAAAGCTGATGTGTTGTCTGACAAAACAATTCCAACCACAAGAATTACGAGTAATATGTTTGCAGAAAAGCTGATCCCTGCTTTAGTAGAGCTTCTCCTTCAGGCTCCTGCAGTTGAAAAGTATATCCTGTTTCCGGAAATCATCCAGAACCTGAGAAG GTGCATGATGACAAGACGAGACAATCCAGATGGTTCACTCTGGAAGGTAGCAGCTGAGGGCTTCAACCGTTTACTTGTTGAAGATGTTAAGATATGTTCTGCGGGTGGTGACACAGACCTGAAAATTAGCAAAACTGCTCGAATGCGCATTTGGAAAGAAATTGGAGATGTGTACGAGATATTCCTTGTTGGTTATTGTGGACGTGCACTTTCTTCAAATTCTCTCCCTGCAGCAGCGCTTAAGGCCAATGAAACCCTCGAGATGGCCTTGTTAGATGGTCTTGGTGATGTTATTCTTAAGTCCACTGTCGATGCACCCCGAGAA GTCTTGGAGCGGCTTGTTTTAACCCTAGACCGCTGTGCATCACGTACATGCTCGTTGCCTATCGAAACTGTTGAGCTGATGCCTGCCCACTGTAGCAGATTCTCCTTGACATGCTTACAAAAATTGTTTTCCTTGAGCAG CTTTGAAACTGAGAACCGGCACTCAACAAGAGCAGAAGTGAGCAGGATCTCAATCACCACGCTAATGGAAAGATGTGAATTTATTTTGAGTAGATTTTTAATCGACGAAAATAACCTTG GCAAACGTCCAATCCCAAATGCTAGACTTGAAGAGATTATCTTTACCCTTCAAGAACTTGACCGCCTCACCATCCACCCCGAGACTGCTTCGGTTCTTCAGTTGCGGCCCTCTCTGAAAACCATACTACAAGAAGATAACCGTGACTCCCGTGCACACCTACTTGTCCTTTTCCCCTCACTGTGCGAGATTGTGTTATCAAG GGAAATGCCGGTGAGAGAGCTGGTGCAAGTTTTATTACGAGCAGTTGCGACAGAGCTAGGTCTGAAAAAGGTTAGCCTATCCAGTTGA